The following proteins are encoded in a genomic region of Gemmatimonas sp. UBA7669:
- a CDS encoding four helix bundle protein: protein MPHNPARLKVIDRAFALTVEVHRLAEQHADGLSARGPGLRSQMLRAADSVASNLTEAAAFDSPKRCESFLRVAIGSCNELELQLRLAVALCAFPDIANDWIDETIVVRKMIFGWRKYLQRRESNAGAVEPQTPTPTQTQTQTQTET from the coding sequence ATGCCACACAATCCCGCGAGACTCAAAGTCATCGATCGCGCCTTTGCGCTGACCGTGGAAGTTCACCGGCTGGCCGAGCAACACGCCGACGGGCTCTCGGCGCGAGGACCGGGCCTCAGGTCCCAGATGCTGCGCGCCGCTGACTCGGTTGCCAGCAACCTTACCGAAGCGGCGGCGTTCGATTCGCCGAAGCGCTGCGAGTCCTTTCTGCGGGTTGCCATCGGATCATGCAATGAGCTCGAGCTGCAGCTCCGATTGGCCGTGGCCCTGTGCGCATTTCCGGACATCGCGAATGACTGGATCGACGAAACGATCGTGGTTCGCAAGATGATCTTTGGCTGGCGAAAGTACTTGCAGCGTCGGGAATCGAATGCAGGAGCCGTGGAGCCCCAGACCCCGACCCCGACCCAGACCCAGACCCAGACCCAGACTGAGACCTGA
- the rpoC gene encoding DNA-directed RNA polymerase subunit beta', whose protein sequence is MIDFRSTREARASAFDYMSVRIASPEEIRGPKDPKERERLEMAGLRTWWSWGEVTKPETINYRSFKPEKDGLFCERIFGPVKDWECHCGKYKRIRYRGVICDRCGVEVTLSKVRRERMGHIELAVPVAHIWFFKTLPSPMGNLLDVTLRDLEKVIYYSNYIVIDPGSQEVRVRQLLDEDEYLTLRQKAKAEGDTAFQCDIGAPAVRELLKRLDVDKTAEELRTNVVGETSQHRKKQMLKRLKIVDAFRTSGEGGEIRNRPEWMILDVIPVIPPDLRPLVPLDGGRFATSDLNDLYRRVINRNNRLQKLISHRAPEVILRNEKRMLQEAVDALFDNGRRSKAIRGRGKRPLKSLSDMLKGKQGRFRQNLLGKRVDYSGRSVIVVGPELKLHQCGLPKAMALELFKPFIIHKLVESGEAETVKRAKKIVERENAMVYEVLEGIIRDHPVLLNRAPTLHRLGIQAFEPVLVEGKAIRIHPLVCAAFNADFDGDQMAVHVPLSFEAQIEARVLMLSSNNILKPSDGRPVAEPSQDIVLGCYVATKAPTDFDKLVKDAAWVAKLPAYTSTAEVELAIANGRATTQTPCRWLDRRGDTPTWITTTTGRVLFDTIVPAGLAFKNFDMKKKALGQLVFESYRQAGLAETVQLLDRLKEFGFRNATRGGVSIGIEDLHIPREKESLLKEASERVERFQRAYATGNITNGERYNKVIDTWTHANTDIADAMVKTMRESQGGFNPVFMMFDSGSRGSRDQIRQLAGMRGLMAKPQKKLTGGIGEIIENPIKSNFREGLSVLEYFSSTHGARKGLADTALKTADAGYLTRRLVDVAQDMTITEEDCGTILGIDTAALKEGEDVIEPLAERLVGNVAAEDVYDPMERDEAGRAKLLVEAGKLISEEMAQAIEDSGIETVKIRSVLTCEAKRGLCRMCYGRNLATMQMVDLGEAVGIIAAQSIGEPGTQLTLRTFHVGGTAARIAEQTARKTKKAGVIEFGDRLVTVLNPEGQKVVTSYEGELIIKASAEKNAAIEARLQVPLGAYLMVEDGQFVKKEDTVFTWDPYSNPIIADIEGTVRFVDLVEDESLSEELDELTGLRQRVVIEDREKKLHPHIEIWQNKGGKEKRVRDFILPVGAVITIEDGQEIPAGTILAKISREAYKTRDITGGLPRVAELFEARRPKDPATISEIDGFVRFGEIKRGKREVFVRPATVDKGVWQVDESQPEQVYEVPSGKHLRVHEGDRVRAGDRISEGPVNPHDILRIKGPRAVQEYLLNEVQEVYRLQGVKINDKHIGVIVKQMLQKVRIADSGDTELLEGEHVDRSQFREVNEDAKKRKIRQATEEPLLLGITKASLTTQSFVSAASFQETTRVLTDAAIRGSRDDLLGLKENIIIGHLIPAGTGMYRYQEVDVESDSLPEPEPVPEALEPNFEALLPSFEPTAFTMPDD, encoded by the coding sequence ATGATCGATTTCCGCAGCACGCGCGAAGCCCGCGCGTCGGCGTTCGACTACATGTCGGTCCGCATCGCCTCGCCCGAGGAGATTCGCGGCCCGAAGGACCCCAAGGAGCGCGAGCGGCTGGAGATGGCCGGTCTGCGCACCTGGTGGTCGTGGGGCGAAGTCACCAAGCCCGAAACCATCAACTACCGCTCCTTCAAGCCTGAGAAGGACGGTCTGTTCTGCGAGCGCATTTTCGGTCCGGTCAAGGACTGGGAATGCCATTGCGGCAAGTACAAGCGCATCCGTTATCGCGGCGTGATCTGCGATCGCTGCGGCGTGGAAGTCACGCTCAGCAAGGTGCGTCGTGAGCGCATGGGTCACATTGAACTGGCGGTGCCGGTCGCGCACATCTGGTTCTTCAAGACCCTGCCGTCGCCCATGGGCAACCTGCTCGACGTCACGCTGCGTGACCTCGAGAAGGTGATCTACTACAGCAACTACATCGTCATCGATCCGGGCAGCCAGGAAGTGCGTGTGCGCCAGCTGCTCGACGAAGACGAGTATCTGACGCTGCGCCAGAAGGCCAAGGCCGAAGGCGACACGGCGTTCCAGTGTGACATCGGCGCGCCCGCCGTGCGTGAGCTGCTCAAGCGCCTCGACGTCGACAAGACGGCCGAGGAGCTGCGCACGAACGTGGTGGGTGAGACCTCGCAGCATCGCAAGAAGCAGATGCTGAAGCGTCTGAAGATCGTCGACGCGTTCCGCACGTCGGGTGAGGGCGGGGAAATCCGCAATCGGCCGGAGTGGATGATCCTGGACGTGATTCCGGTGATCCCGCCCGACCTGCGTCCGCTCGTGCCGCTCGATGGCGGCCGGTTCGCGACGTCCGACCTGAACGACCTGTATCGCCGCGTCATCAACCGCAACAACCGTCTCCAGAAGCTCATCTCGCATCGCGCGCCGGAAGTCATCCTGCGCAACGAGAAGCGCATGCTGCAGGAGGCGGTGGACGCGCTGTTCGACAACGGGCGTCGCTCCAAGGCCATTCGTGGCCGCGGCAAGCGTCCGCTCAAGTCGCTGTCCGACATGCTCAAGGGCAAGCAGGGCCGGTTCCGTCAGAACCTGCTCGGCAAGCGCGTGGACTACTCGGGCCGTTCGGTCATCGTCGTGGGTCCGGAGCTCAAGCTGCACCAGTGCGGCTTGCCGAAGGCCATGGCGCTCGAGCTCTTCAAGCCGTTCATCATCCACAAGCTGGTGGAGAGCGGCGAAGCGGAGACCGTGAAGCGCGCCAAGAAGATCGTGGAGCGCGAAAACGCGATGGTGTACGAGGTGCTGGAAGGCATCATCCGCGACCATCCGGTGCTGCTCAACCGCGCGCCCACGCTGCATCGCCTAGGCATTCAGGCTTTCGAGCCGGTGCTGGTGGAAGGCAAGGCCATTCGTATTCACCCGCTCGTGTGCGCGGCGTTCAACGCCGACTTCGACGGTGACCAGATGGCCGTGCACGTGCCGCTGTCGTTCGAGGCGCAGATCGAAGCGCGCGTGCTGATGCTGTCGTCGAACAACATCCTCAAGCCGTCGGACGGTCGTCCGGTGGCCGAGCCGTCGCAGGACATCGTGCTCGGTTGCTACGTGGCCACGAAGGCGCCGACGGACTTCGACAAGCTCGTGAAGGATGCCGCGTGGGTGGCCAAGCTGCCGGCCTACACGTCGACGGCAGAAGTGGAACTGGCCATCGCCAACGGGCGCGCGACCACGCAGACGCCCTGCCGCTGGCTGGATCGTCGTGGCGACACGCCGACCTGGATCACGACGACCACGGGCCGTGTGCTGTTCGACACGATCGTGCCGGCTGGTCTGGCGTTCAAGAACTTCGACATGAAGAAGAAGGCGCTCGGCCAGCTGGTCTTCGAGAGCTACCGCCAGGCGGGACTCGCGGAGACGGTGCAGCTGCTCGATCGCCTCAAGGAATTCGGTTTCCGCAACGCCACGCGCGGCGGCGTGTCCATCGGTATCGAGGACCTGCACATCCCGCGTGAGAAGGAGTCGCTGCTCAAGGAAGCGTCGGAGCGCGTGGAGCGCTTCCAGCGTGCCTACGCGACCGGCAACATCACGAACGGCGAACGCTACAACAAGGTCATCGACACCTGGACGCACGCCAACACCGACATTGCGGACGCCATGGTCAAGACCATGCGCGAATCGCAGGGTGGCTTCAATCCGGTGTTCATGATGTTCGACTCCGGATCCCGTGGTAGCCGCGACCAGATCCGCCAGCTGGCGGGTATGCGCGGTCTCATGGCGAAGCCGCAGAAGAAGCTCACGGGTGGTATCGGCGAAATCATCGAAAACCCGATCAAGTCGAACTTCCGTGAAGGACTGTCGGTGCTCGAGTACTTCTCGTCCACGCACGGCGCCCGCAAGGGTCTGGCGGACACGGCGCTCAAGACGGCCGACGCCGGCTACCTGACGCGTCGTCTGGTGGACGTGGCGCAGGACATGACGATCACCGAAGAGGATTGCGGCACGATCCTCGGTATCGACACGGCCGCGCTGAAGGAAGGCGAGGATGTCATCGAGCCGCTCGCCGAGCGTCTCGTGGGCAACGTGGCGGCCGAGGATGTCTACGACCCCATGGAGCGCGACGAGGCCGGACGGGCGAAGCTGCTGGTGGAAGCCGGCAAGCTGATCTCGGAAGAAATGGCGCAGGCCATCGAGGACTCGGGCATCGAAACGGTGAAGATCCGTTCCGTGCTCACCTGCGAAGCCAAGCGGGGTCTCTGCCGCATGTGCTACGGCCGCAACCTGGCCACCATGCAGATGGTGGACTTGGGCGAGGCGGTGGGCATCATTGCCGCGCAGTCCATCGGCGAGCCCGGCACGCAGCTCACGCTGCGTACGTTCCACGTCGGTGGTACGGCGGCGCGTATCGCCGAGCAGACGGCGCGCAAGACGAAGAAGGCCGGTGTCATCGAGTTCGGCGACCGTCTCGTGACGGTGCTCAACCCGGAAGGCCAGAAGGTCGTGACGTCGTACGAAGGTGAGCTGATCATCAAGGCCTCGGCGGAGAAGAATGCCGCCATCGAAGCGCGCCTGCAGGTGCCGCTCGGTGCCTACCTCATGGTCGAGGATGGTCAGTTCGTGAAGAAGGAAGACACGGTGTTCACGTGGGACCCGTACTCGAATCCGATCATCGCGGATATCGAAGGTACGGTGCGCTTCGTGGATCTCGTGGAAGACGAATCGCTGTCGGAAGAGCTCGACGAACTGACCGGTCTGCGTCAGCGCGTGGTGATCGAAGACCGCGAGAAGAAGCTGCATCCGCACATCGAGATCTGGCAGAACAAGGGCGGCAAGGAGAAGCGCGTGCGCGACTTCATTCTGCCCGTGGGCGCCGTCATCACGATCGAGGATGGCCAGGAGATCCCGGCCGGTACGATCCTCGCCAAGATCAGCCGCGAAGCCTACAAGACGCGCGACATCACCGGTGGTCTGCCGCGCGTGGCCGAGCTGTTCGAAGCGCGTCGTCCGAAGGATCCGGCGACGATCTCCGAGATCGACGGGTTCGTGCGCTTCGGCGAGATCAAGCGCGGCAAGCGCGAGGTCTTCGTCCGTCCGGCCACGGTGGACAAGGGTGTCTGGCAGGTGGACGAGTCGCAGCCTGAGCAGGTGTACGAGGTGCCGTCAGGCAAGCACCTGCGTGTGCACGAGGGCGACCGCGTGCGCGCCGGTGACCGCATCAGCGAAGGTCCGGTCAACCCGCACGACATTCTGCGCATCAAGGGCCCGCGTGCCGTGCAGGAGTACCTGCTGAACGAAGTGCAGGAGGTGTACCGCCTGCAGGGCGTGAAGATCAACGACAAGCACATCGGCGTGATCGTCAAGCAGATGCTCCAGAAGGTACGCATCGCGGATTCGGGCGATACCGAACTCCTCGAGGGCGAGCATGTCGATCGCTCGCAGTTCCGCGAAGTGAACGAGGACGCCAAGAAGCGGAAGATCCGTCAGGCGACGGAAGAGCCGCTGCTGCTCGGCATCACCAAGGCCTCGCTCACCACGCAGTCGTTTGTGTCGGCGGCCTCCTTCCAGGAGACCACGCGCGTTCTCACCGACGCGGCCATCCGTGGCTCACGCGACGATCTGCTGGGTCTCAAGGAGAACATCATCATCGGCCACCTCATCCCGGCCGGTACGGGTATGTACCGCTACCAGGAAGTGGATGTGGAGTCGGACTCGCTGCCGGAGCCGGAGCCGGTGCCCGAGGCGCTGGAGCCGAACTTCGAGGCGCTGCTGCCTTCGTTTGAGCCCACAGCCTTCACCATGCCCGACGACTAA
- the rplL gene encoding 50S ribosomal protein L7/L12, which produces MANTTLSKDEILDAIGAMSVIELSELIEAFKEKFNVTIAAVAAGGGGAAAPAAAVEEQTEFTVILKDAGAKKIQVIKVVRELTGLGLKEAKDLVDGAPKTIKENVTKDESAAIKAKLEAEGAVVEVK; this is translated from the coding sequence ATGGCCAACACGACTCTGAGCAAGGACGAAATTCTCGACGCGATCGGCGCCATGAGCGTCATCGAGCTGTCCGAGCTGATCGAGGCGTTCAAGGAGAAGTTCAACGTCACCATCGCCGCGGTGGCGGCGGGCGGCGGCGGCGCGGCGGCCCCGGCGGCTGCGGTCGAAGAGCAGACCGAGTTCACCGTCATCCTCAAGGATGCCGGCGCCAAGAAGATCCAGGTCATCAAGGTGGTGCGCGAGCTCACCGGCCTGGGCCTCAAGGAAGCCAAGGACCTGGTCGACGGCGCGCCCAAGACCATCAAGGAAAACGTGACGAAGGACGAGTCGGCAGCGATCAAGGCCAAGCTCGAGGCCGAAGGCGCCGTCGTCGAAGTCAAGTAA
- the rplJ gene encoding 50S ribosomal protein L10 — protein MKAKTKAKKPQKQLLVDGLVAKLNGAQALYYTDFTGLNVKRMTDLRRRLKKAGVEYVVIKNTLALRAVNEAGLAGTRLSGPTGVVVAQDAITAAKVLSDFAKENDSKPAVKGGIYEGNAVDEAMVKKLATLPTREEALSMFAGYLNSIPMMFALALDARKAQLEGSN, from the coding sequence ATGAAAGCCAAGACGAAGGCCAAGAAGCCTCAGAAGCAGCTCCTGGTCGATGGGCTGGTGGCAAAGCTCAACGGCGCGCAGGCGCTGTACTACACCGACTTCACGGGTTTGAACGTGAAGCGCATGACGGATCTGCGTCGCCGCCTGAAGAAGGCCGGCGTGGAGTACGTCGTGATCAAGAACACGCTGGCGCTCCGCGCGGTGAACGAAGCGGGCCTGGCGGGCACGCGTCTCAGCGGCCCCACTGGGGTCGTCGTGGCGCAGGATGCCATCACGGCGGCGAAGGTCCTCTCCGACTTTGCAAAGGAGAACGATTCCAAGCCGGCAGTGAAGGGCGGCATTTACGAAGGCAACGCGGTGGACGAGGCAATGGTCAAGAAGTTGGCCACGCTGCCCACGCGCGAGGAAGCCTTGTCGATGTTCGCCGGCTACCTCAACAGCATCCCGATGATGTTCGCCCTCGCCCTCGACGCCCGCAAAGCGCAGCTCGAAGGCTCCAACTGA
- the rplA gene encoding 50S ribosomal protein L1, with protein MKTHGKKFRAASERRDQAKAYEVKEAISLVKGMAFAKFDETVELAVRLGVDPRHADQVVRGTVVLPAGTGKTMRVLVICAGVKIQEAQEAGADFVGTEFLAKIKDGWLDFDVMIATPDQMGQIGQLGRVLGPRGLMPNPKAGTVTFDVGKAVRESKGGKIEFRVDKGGNVHAPVGKVSFTPEQLESNVSALMDTIVRSKPSAAKGVYIRNVAISSSMGPGVTIDTTPYR; from the coding sequence ATGAAGACGCATGGCAAGAAGTTCCGCGCCGCGAGTGAGCGGCGCGACCAAGCGAAGGCTTATGAGGTCAAGGAAGCCATTTCGCTGGTGAAGGGCATGGCGTTCGCGAAGTTCGACGAGACGGTCGAACTGGCGGTGCGCCTCGGCGTCGATCCGCGTCACGCCGATCAGGTGGTGCGCGGGACGGTGGTGCTGCCGGCTGGTACGGGCAAGACGATGCGCGTGCTGGTCATCTGCGCCGGTGTCAAGATCCAGGAAGCGCAGGAAGCCGGTGCCGACTTTGTGGGCACGGAATTCCTGGCCAAGATCAAGGACGGCTGGCTCGATTTCGACGTCATGATCGCCACGCCGGACCAGATGGGGCAGATCGGCCAGCTTGGCCGAGTGCTCGGTCCGCGCGGTCTCATGCCGAACCCGAAGGCGGGCACGGTTACGTTCGACGTGGGCAAGGCGGTGCGCGAGTCGAAGGGCGGCAAGATCGAATTCCGCGTTGACAAGGGCGGCAACGTGCATGCCCCGGTCGGCAAGGTGTCGTTCACGCCCGAGCAGCTCGAGAGCAACGTCTCGGCCTTGATGGACACCATCGTGCGCTCCAAGCCGTCTGCGGCGAAGGGCGTGTACATCCGGAACGTCGCGATCTCCAGCTCCATGGGGCCGGGCGTCACCATCGACACCACGCCGTACCGGTAA
- the rplK gene encoding 50S ribosomal protein L11 has translation MAKKVTGFVKLQIPAGKANPAPPVGTALGPQGINIMGFCKEFNARTQGGDMIIPVEVTIYADKSFTFILKTPPAAELIKKEIGVEKGSGQPNKNKVGTITRAQLEKIATTKMPDLNCDSMESAVAMIAGAARSMGITVKD, from the coding sequence ATGGCCAAGAAGGTCACTGGATTCGTCAAACTGCAGATCCCTGCAGGCAAGGCGAACCCGGCGCCCCCGGTAGGTACGGCCCTCGGTCCCCAGGGTATCAACATCATGGGGTTCTGCAAGGAGTTCAACGCTCGCACGCAGGGCGGGGATATGATCATTCCCGTCGAGGTCACGATCTACGCAGACAAGTCGTTCACCTTCATTCTGAAGACTCCGCCGGCGGCGGAACTCATCAAGAAGGAGATCGGCGTGGAGAAGGGCTCGGGTCAGCCGAACAAGAACAAGGTGGGGACCATCACGCGGGCGCAGCTCGAGAAGATTGCGACCACGAAGATGCCGGACCTCAACTGTGACAGCATGGAATCCGCGGTGGCGATGATCGCCGGCGCGGCGCGTTCCATGGGCATCACGGTCAAGGACTGA
- the nusG gene encoding transcription termination/antitermination protein NusG: MTVSMLEHRWYAIQTTSGHENKVQRLIQRKIDTDPATPEDRLIRQALVPTQEVVEIKNGKKVTVERKIFPGYVLVEMVASQDTLHEINAIQGVIKFVGKDRDPMPLRDDEVRRLLGQADPADEAPVREEIPFLVGQAVAITEGPFADFNGTVEEILPDKGKVRVSVSLFGRPTSVELDYLQLRGY, encoded by the coding sequence ATGACCGTGTCGATGCTCGAGCACCGGTGGTATGCCATCCAGACCACGTCTGGGCATGAGAACAAGGTGCAGCGCCTGATCCAGCGAAAGATCGACACGGATCCGGCAACGCCCGAGGATCGCCTGATCCGTCAGGCGCTCGTGCCGACGCAGGAAGTGGTGGAGATCAAGAACGGCAAGAAGGTCACCGTGGAGCGCAAGATTTTCCCGGGCTACGTGCTCGTGGAGATGGTCGCGTCGCAGGATACGCTGCACGAGATCAATGCGATCCAGGGGGTCATCAAGTTCGTGGGCAAGGACCGGGATCCGATGCCGCTGCGCGACGACGAAGTGCGTCGCCTGCTCGGCCAGGCGGATCCCGCCGATGAAGCGCCGGTGCGTGAGGAGATTCCCTTCCTCGTGGGGCAGGCGGTGGCAATCACCGAAGGCCCGTTCGCCGACTTCAACGGCACGGTCGAGGAAATCCTGCCCGACAAGGGCAAGGTGCGCGTGTCGGTGAGCCTGTTCGGGCGGCCGACGAGCGTGGAGTTGGATTACCTCCAGCTTCGCGGCTACTAA
- the secE gene encoding preprotein translocase subunit SecE, translated as MTAPVEVTRAGLGSRMVTFYHDVVAEMKKVTWPDRAQLQSATVQIIVFVLLLGAVIGLVDVALQFLLVRLPAMLVG; from the coding sequence ATGACCGCTCCCGTCGAGGTGACGCGCGCAGGGCTCGGGTCGCGGATGGTCACGTTCTACCATGACGTGGTCGCCGAGATGAAGAAGGTGACGTGGCCGGACCGGGCGCAGCTGCAGTCGGCGACGGTGCAGATCATCGTCTTCGTGCTGCTGTTGGGCGCGGTGATCGGTCTCGTGGATGTGGCGCTCCAGTTCCTGCTGGTGCGCCTGCCCGCCATGCTGGTCGGTTGA
- the rpmG gene encoding 50S ribosomal protein L33 has product MPREKIILGCTECKNRNYFTMKNKRLHPERVEWKKYCPRCNKHQLHKETK; this is encoded by the coding sequence ATGCCGCGCGAGAAGATCATCCTCGGGTGCACCGAGTGCAAGAACCGGAATTACTTCACGATGAAGAACAAGCGTCTTCATCCTGAGCGCGTGGAGTGGAAGAAGTACTGCCCGCGCTGCAACAAGCATCAGCTGCACAAGGAAACCAAGTAA
- a CDS encoding chloride channel protein — protein sequence MSGGPASGSPRPPVAKLLVWLVILAGLVLTVGSAVALFLWLLDLVTRWQWQVPALLFLLPLLGVLSHALDERAGGQASQGNTLLFREMLRPGEGLPLRMAPLVLLGTLLTHLGGGSAGREGTALQIGGSLASSLDRLARRLAPGHWHPSPDEQRLMLRCGVAAGFGAVFGTPFAGAVFALEVLTAPRVGVRSVLTTVLVCLATALAADAVTLAWGIAHTSYPELTRAALGVGGTDIRLLGKVLLAALVFAVAGVLFGAAAHAVARQLSAHVSRRWLHPVLGSAAVVAAVLLLDTRDYLGLGVLPPPGGQASIVTSFDANTDMPAWAALAKVGFTAVTVGSGFKGGEVTPLFFVGSTLGHTLGSALGAPVALFAALGFVAVFAAATKTPLACTVMGLELFGGEMALYLAVACFASRAVSGRLSIYAHHGERQAGQETCSE from the coding sequence ATGAGCGGGGGTCCCGCCAGCGGGTCCCCCAGACCTCCGGTTGCCAAGTTGCTCGTATGGCTGGTCATTTTGGCGGGTCTCGTGCTGACGGTCGGCTCAGCCGTGGCCCTCTTTCTCTGGCTGCTGGACCTGGTCACCCGCTGGCAGTGGCAGGTCCCGGCCCTGCTCTTCCTGCTGCCCCTGCTGGGCGTGCTCAGCCATGCGCTCGACGAGCGGGCCGGCGGACAAGCCAGCCAGGGCAACACCCTCCTGTTCCGCGAGATGCTCCGCCCCGGGGAGGGCCTGCCCCTGCGCATGGCGCCCCTCGTGCTGCTGGGCACACTGCTCACGCACCTGGGCGGTGGGTCGGCCGGCCGAGAAGGCACGGCGCTGCAGATCGGCGGCAGTCTGGCTTCCAGCCTCGACCGGCTGGCTCGGCGTTTGGCCCCCGGGCACTGGCACCCCAGCCCCGATGAGCAGCGACTCATGTTGCGCTGTGGTGTGGCCGCCGGCTTTGGTGCCGTGTTCGGGACACCATTCGCAGGCGCCGTCTTTGCCCTCGAAGTCCTGACCGCGCCCCGCGTTGGGGTGAGATCGGTCCTGACGACTGTGCTCGTTTGTCTGGCGACAGCGCTGGCTGCCGATGCAGTCACGCTGGCCTGGGGCATTGCGCACACGTCGTATCCTGAACTCACCCGCGCGGCACTCGGGGTCGGCGGAACTGACATACGGCTTCTTGGCAAGGTGCTGCTCGCCGCCCTGGTCTTTGCGGTAGCCGGCGTGCTGTTCGGCGCGGCCGCTCACGCTGTCGCGCGGCAGCTCAGTGCCCACGTGAGCCGCCGCTGGCTGCATCCCGTGCTGGGGAGCGCGGCGGTGGTGGCGGCCGTGCTGCTCCTGGACACCCGCGACTACCTGGGACTCGGGGTCCTTCCACCGCCAGGCGGACAGGCCAGCATCGTCACCAGCTTCGATGCGAACACCGACATGCCTGCCTGGGCGGCATTGGCCAAAGTCGGTTTCACCGCCGTCACGGTGGGCAGCGGATTCAAGGGGGGTGAAGTGACGCCGCTGTTTTTTGTCGGCTCCACACTGGGACACACACTGGGCAGCGCGCTGGGTGCGCCCGTCGCACTGTTTGCCGCACTGGGTTTCGTGGCGGTCTTTGCCGCGGCCACCAAGACCCCACTCGCCTGCACGGTCATGGGGCTCGAACTGTTTGGCGGCGAGATGGCACTGTATCTCGCGGTCGCCTGCTTCGCGTCGCGTGCCGTGTCAGGACGGCTCAGCATCTACGCGCATCATGGTGAACGACAGGCGGGACAGGAGACTTGTTCGGAGTAG